One part of the Nematostella vectensis chromosome 8, jaNemVect1.1, whole genome shotgun sequence genome encodes these proteins:
- the LOC5515326 gene encoding semaphorin-5A isoform X1 — translation MKAQVLLLMFAVLIASQIQDSSGGFCYEKYKNNSCRSLLKSGGKRVTFDECCRNGGAGGWADKKKMRKTACRPCTSVVIVTSQWGSWGAWTPCTRTCGRSIQIRRRTCFSKGVPNCRGSDEERKRCDLQPCPIDGGWTEWTEWSACSKTCGAGHRLRRRSCSNPKPQYGGSECKGSLEKWGKCQLQEHCPVDGDWGEWSSWSSCSVTCDLGTKTRTRKCDNPLPKYGGKPCDPVQGKGIQYCREERCGKTSVGCDDDDSCASGSGSGFVSSGSGSGSGSRGGSGSGEGSGASDEGSGGEGSGDGLWIRSGKPKIPDDEDFD, via the exons ATGAAAGCACAAGTTCTACTGTTGATGTTTGCGGTTCTCATTgcaagccaaatacaag ACTCATCTGGCGGGTTTTGCTACGAGAAGTACAAAAATAACAGTTGTCGCAGCCTGCTCAAGTCCGGCGGGAAAAGAGTCACatttgacgagtgctgtagaAACGGCGGAGCAGGGGGCTGGGCcgataaaaagaaaatgcgAAAGACAGCGTGTCGGCCTTGCACCTCAGTCGTCATAG TGACGAGCCAGTGGGGTAGCTGGGGAGCGTGGACGCCATGTACACGGACTTGTGGAAGGTCCATACAAATAAGAAGGAGAACGTGCTTCTCAAAGGGCGTGCCGAACTGCAGAGGATCCGATGAGGAGAGGAAGAGATGCGACCTACAGCCATGCCCAA TTGATGGTGGCTGGACGGAATGGACCGAGTGGAGCGCATGCTCAAAGACGTGTGGCGCTGGCCACAGACTTCGACGGCGCAGCTGTTCCAACCCAAAGCCTCAATATGGCGGCAGCGAATGCAAAGGAAGTCTGGAAAAATGGGGCAAATGTCAGCTACAGGAACACTGTCCAG TCGATGGAGACTGGGGCGAGTGGAGTTCATGGAGCAGTTGTAGCGTAACATGTGACCTTGGAACTAAAACACGCACGCGCAAATGCGACAACCCTTTGCCCAAATATGGAGGCAAGCCGTGTGACCCAGTTCAGGGAAAAGGAATCCAGTACTGTCGAGAGGAGAGATGTGGAA AGACCTCAGTCGGAtgtgatgacgatgacagCTGTGCCTCAGGGTCTGGATCGGGATTCGTGTCAAGCGGCTCCGGGTCTGGATCCGGATCCCGGGGGGGTTCCGGGTCCGGAGAAGGGTCCGGTGCTTCCGATGAGGGCTCAGGTGGAGAAGGATCTGGGGACGGGTTATGGATTCGTAGTGGAAAACCTAAGATCCCGGATGACGAGGACTTTGATTAG
- the LOC5515326 gene encoding semaphorin-5A isoform X2 translates to MKAQVLLLMFAVLIASQIQDSSGGFCYEKYKNNSCRSLLKSGGKRVTFDECCRNGGAGGWADKKKMRKTACRPCTSVVIVTSQWGSWGAWTPCTRTCGRSIQIRRRTCFSKGVPNCRGSDEERKRCDLQPCPIDGGWTEWTEWSACSKTCGAGHRLRRRSCSNPKPQYGGSECKGSLEKWGKCQLQEHCPETSVGCDDDDSCASGSGSGFVSSGSGSGSGSRGGSGSGEGSGASDEGSGGEGSGDGLWIRSGKPKIPDDEDFD, encoded by the exons ATGAAAGCACAAGTTCTACTGTTGATGTTTGCGGTTCTCATTgcaagccaaatacaag ACTCATCTGGCGGGTTTTGCTACGAGAAGTACAAAAATAACAGTTGTCGCAGCCTGCTCAAGTCCGGCGGGAAAAGAGTCACatttgacgagtgctgtagaAACGGCGGAGCAGGGGGCTGGGCcgataaaaagaaaatgcgAAAGACAGCGTGTCGGCCTTGCACCTCAGTCGTCATAG TGACGAGCCAGTGGGGTAGCTGGGGAGCGTGGACGCCATGTACACGGACTTGTGGAAGGTCCATACAAATAAGAAGGAGAACGTGCTTCTCAAAGGGCGTGCCGAACTGCAGAGGATCCGATGAGGAGAGGAAGAGATGCGACCTACAGCCATGCCCAA TTGATGGTGGCTGGACGGAATGGACCGAGTGGAGCGCATGCTCAAAGACGTGTGGCGCTGGCCACAGACTTCGACGGCGCAGCTGTTCCAACCCAAAGCCTCAATATGGCGGCAGCGAATGCAAAGGAAGTCTGGAAAAATGGGGCAAATGTCAGCTACAGGAACACTGTCCAG AGACCTCAGTCGGAtgtgatgacgatgacagCTGTGCCTCAGGGTCTGGATCGGGATTCGTGTCAAGCGGCTCCGGGTCTGGATCCGGATCCCGGGGGGGTTCCGGGTCCGGAGAAGGGTCCGGTGCTTCCGATGAGGGCTCAGGTGGAGAAGGATCTGGGGACGGGTTATGGATTCGTAGTGGAAAACCTAAGATCCCGGATGACGAGGACTTTGATTAG
- the LOC5515357 gene encoding alpha-(1,3)-fucosyltransferase 7, producing the protein MYYYRILFSCITVFAVLTTLFISLYTTKTLRKPPRKRLTRPLEQVSNESRVILFYTPWFGNLPWPGINDNPVGLTDTSGRSCGVSSCRISTHREDFHRSHAVVFHGVSMRDELHEITGALYRAKPARQKWVWYEHENPAKVALSYDVNALNSRIDITATYRPSSDIFIPYGSFRRREEKGRKEPSRNYAEGKDKLVFWTVSNCKPKLRIKLVRRLAKFVRVDVFGQCSSSFYWFKRNCTRWSTACDSIRRRYKFAIALENHNCMDYLTEKYWGIVSEANMVPILVAGSYTKRYLIAGSYINLLDFPSATALGDYLLYLDGNDTAYSQYFSWKEIYEVDLWSGSWICKLCEIIHANVSKPPLQDFSAFWGTRENCYADDDYLYYKWLLSRAPARGMISGISVFVMAIFAYWEVT; encoded by the coding sequence ATGTACTACTACCGAATCCTCTTTAGTTGCATTACCGTTTTCGCCGTTTTAACAACTTTATTCATTTCCTTGTACACCACCAAAACTTTACGTAAACCACCTCGGAAGCGTCTTACTCGACCACTAGAGCAGGTCTCTAATGAAAGCCGTGTCATTCTGTTTTACACGCCTTGGTTCGGCAACCTTCCATGGCCGGGGATCAATGACAATCCTGTAGGACTGACAGACACGAGTGGAAGGTCGTGCGGTGTGTCTTCGTGTAGGATCTCAACCCACAGAGAGGACTTTCACCGCAGCCATGCTGTCGTATTTCACGGTGTTTCCATGCGCGACGAGCTACACGAGATCACAGGTGCACTTTACCGCGCTAAGCCTGCACGACAGAAGTGGGTCTGGTACGAGCACGAGAACCCGGCAAAAGTCGCTTTATCATATGATGTGAACGCTCTTAATAGTAGAATTGATATCACCGCAACATACAGGCCGTCTTCAGATATCTTTATACCATACGGTAGCTTCCGAAGACGGgaagaaaaaggaaggaaAGAGCCTTCCAGAAATTACGCGGAAGGCAAGGACAAACTAGTGTTTTGGACCGTTAGTAACTGCAAGCCGAAATTACGCATAAAGCTAGTCCGAAGACTTGCTAAGTTTGTCCGAGTTGACGTTTTCGGGCAATGCTCCAGTTCATTTTATTGGTTCAAGCGTAACTGCACCCGATGGTCGACCGCTTGTGATTCGATTAGGCGTCGGTACAAATTCGCCATTGCGTTGGAGAACCACAACTGTATGGACTACTTGACAGAGAAGTACTGGGGCATAGTAAGCGAAGCCAATATGGTTCCAATATTAGTGGCAGGCTCTTATACTAAAAGATACCTCATAGCGGGTTCCTATATCAACCTGCTGGATTTCCCGAGCGCTACGGCTCTTGGTGATTACTTGTTGTACCTCGATGGTAACGATACTGCTTATTCACAGTACTTTTCTTGGAAAGAGATTTACGAAGTCGACCTTTGGTCTGGTTCGTGGATTTGCAAATTATGTGAGATAATCCATGCGAATGTGAGCAAGCCGCCTTTGCAAGATTTTAGCGCGTTCTGGGGGACTAGGGAAAACTGCTACGCTGATGACGACTACCTCTACTACAAGTGGCTCCTATCACGAGCGCCCGCACGCGGAATGATCAGCGGGATAAGTGTTTTTGTCATGGCGATATTTGCATATTGGGAAGTCACGTGA